From the genome of Halictus rubicundus isolate RS-2024b chromosome 2, iyHalRubi1_principal, whole genome shotgun sequence, one region includes:
- the LOC143362054 gene encoding uncharacterized protein LOC143362054 yields MQWQFGGNLEPVQMVCEVDWMECPKAIANYVWSEIVTDVVDCLTQGIILKAHYFFLIRKVVCTFLACTILLRVIHLKAKRLGGVLDDKKILNKVGYKIEDLELKVSILTYKMQYGSWPMPHQIQKPSFKKHFQNLRLTLSNTNDRTDWIKRVFLRYPKYL; encoded by the exons ATGCAGTGGCAGTTCG GCGGAAATCTGGAGCCAGTGCAAATGGTCTGCGAAGTCGACTGGATGGAATGCCCGAAAGCGATCGCGAATTACGTTTGGAGCGAGATCGTAACCGATGTCGTCGACTGCTTGACCCAGGGGATCATTCTAAAGGCACATTATTTTTTCC TAATAAGGAAG GTCGTCTGCACGTTCCTCGCTTGTACCATATTACTCCGTGTGATACACTTGAAAGCGAAACGGTTGGGCGGGGTTCTGGACGATAAAAAGATCCTGAACAAggtcggatacaagatagaagaCCTCGAGCTGAAAGTGAGCATACTAACGTACAAAATGCAGTACGGCTCGTGGCCTATGCCCCACCAAATACAGAAGCCGAGCTTCAAGAAACATTTCCAAAATCTTCGTTTGACCCTGTCGAACACCAACGACCGCACCGACTGGATAAAACGCGTGTTTCTGAGGTATcctaaatatttataa
- the LOC143365400 gene encoding uncharacterized protein LOC143365400 — MASMCGSTKSYPAFNTGSYYRPGAYPYQNDYYLPPRSTWSRVSPQQTKKQRGSNSSTTWKVGSAMLIISAMLVLIAVFAIAGLALWMGALRTDSKNAIVGFSCTLRVAKGEKYNPMLKLNTSMVFREKERKYKNIFDLLFRRSVLGGAYQKTIIDKFENGVLKVFFRIYLDKRKIPRSITNVEDTIEDIIAKETYSMSSLFKDMELDLTTISVKRISPDMSGNQKQAQQRNTMITKNGLLRPGRNSSLITSPKLKAKPSKPESSEPEIDFSNIPTIQGTYKASKVNVTSSKKANATREVVRTQLNVRNGTKGPLPQEQTTTKPSTTVTAEVSHINAQSTLLRIKGKLNHTTQAERLNDTVEEPAKRIVPASTTSTTSATSTTRAEDLFKDFRKPDFETSPWKPIIPGYVNPELKLLPDSLIKTNYKVNYSNTNTGEVTPGAAIKVETGPPESSSIRTTPEALNSYMNIPGLSGFDPGDTDFPRDRIVPQEMVNFRVNGKFKNKIPGLMENGQIFTAPSVIEPEDKPEIEVSGQLPSETYNLKLRTSPQAEKIESSFTKPYRSTNENETGWRVPGYTPSEARVEDASGLDGAAANAGSSKDNRKRIDQNASVLSTFATSSPTWQRPLHPVESTTSESRIGIAEPVPDTDVELEPRNRYSDIQAVAQPNDALQDRKVDKNGQEPVYTSYKTPDLNGAGLRPSLIENSGTLKPFRHTIPVDKITSVVSFGGNGDDKQEINAVTDSIVSDENVRLNDSMIDATGDAGTATKEVVEVETSGPMINEHKKNAKLELSEGESPKETQGVIDQDKFLRLGTTEVYSELIQPAYNKIDKLILKTEDVKTPPGRLTPSISRNSTFIEIDTLKHTPGETVDSSASEDNPFPGTDDGSLWLSNGTFTKSSSSMDTRKKVYNDTLKAYVVENLVTLAPAKSNTGIGRPVRPRPKLDREKTSNRSSSEDAILLEQLFGVQSYDRNTTKRHSSSNNDDPHGGRARIEQIVEVVTSISTKVSSNLSDDPVVLKLLVTNSTSLPVIRSEYHEEETSTPQFSIPEDFVVDGQEENRSFREESEASQESSKVMKTPSTSSNVQTSDRKISTMEESSYLLEKLKQLADIGTDDKPAKSSKNNSRPAASMVHTLNTKSDSKPDAKPLDFDKLREIADIATGNQTLMNSSAGFTMTRDGVEILTKILNKMDDRTDKMISTTEKSKETDDCFGFLCRDGKCLPSSGRCNMLGECPNSEDEANCTCADFLKAQLLHQKICDGIADCWDYSDETDCDWCEEGQFVCGNSRTCVDQDKVCNGFTDCPEGEDEKKCAALIEDDAILNYEKESVSDKSANNADTSVGIDDYPENFPKTESSPSKETIFDQEAVESSISESTTLSLYRDNSQAEKIRNSTSELTKQEAPFDHHNHNATIHVSGREISSNGKDMLAHGNSIHLNTKKNGSVVNFKKEINNYNEKGYINIRKNGKWGKLCLSGMDGLLQGRQASWSIEDLGRAVCKAITYQDFETVEKVLDENQESNRPYYTLSYNEKPLDKTILTFKPSECPSGEILRVKCKNLECGIRTQAPSQARIVGGGSSSAGSWPWQVALYKEGDYQCGGALVNDRWILSAAHCFYHAQDEYWVARIGATRRGSFPSPYEQVLRLDYISLHPEYIDNGFINDIAMLRLEKPVIFSDYVRPICLPEAEPKSGTMCTVTGWGQLFEIGRIFPDTLQEVQLPVISTEECRRKTLFLPLYRITVGMLCAGLKDGGRDACLGDSGGPLVCSGSDNKYTLHGITSNGYGCARPGRPGVYTKVHHYLPWIQHTISREDIRSMMVSCKGHRCPLGECLPKSRVCNGYLECSDGSDERNCPVNL; from the exons AACGATTATTACTTGCCACCGCGGTCAACGTGGTCGAGGGTCTCGCCGCAGCAGACGAAGAAACAAAGaggcagcaacagcagcaccaCGTGGAAAGTGGGCAGCGCAATGTTAATTATCTCCGCTATGCTAGTATTAATCGCTGTCTTCGCGATCGCCGGTCTCGCGTTATGGATGGGAG CCCTTCGGACGGACTCGAAAAATG CGATCGTCGGGTTCTCGTGCACCCTCAGGGTGGCCAAGGGTGAAAAGTACAACCCCATGTTGAAGCTGAACACGAGTATGGTGTTCCGAGAGAAAGagcgaaaatataaaaatata TTCGACTTGTTGTTTCGAAGAAGCGTGCTAGGCGGCGCTTATCAGAAAACGATCATCGACAAGTTCGAGAACGGCGTGCTGAAAGTGTTCTTCAGGATCTACCTGGACAAGAGGAAGATACCGCGATCgatcacgaacgtcgaggatacgatcgaggacaTTATCGCGAAGGAGACGTACTCGATGTCCTCCTTGTTCAAAGACATGGAACTGGACCTCACCACGATCTCGGTAAAAA GAATTAGTCCAGACATGTCGGGCAATCAAAAGCAGGCGCAACAAAGGAACACGATGATCACGAAGAACGGTCTGCTGCGGCCGGGCAGAAACAGTTCGCTGATCACGAGTCCCAAGCTGAAAGCAAAACCGAGCAAGCCGGAGTCGAGCGAGCCTGAAATCGACTTCAGCAACATACCGACGATTCAGGGGACGTACAAAGCCTCAAAAGTGAACGTCACGTCGTCGAAGAAGGCGAACGCCACTCGGGAAGTTGTGAGGACGCAGTTGAACGTCCGAAATGGTACCAAAGGACCGTTACCTCAGGAACAAACCACGACGAAGCCGTCCACCACGGTAACCGCCGAAGTGAGTCACATCAACGCGCAGTCGACGCTGTTGAGGATCAAAGGGAAGCTGAATCACACCACTCAAGCGGAGAGATTGAATGACACGGTCGAAGAGCCGGCCAAGAGGATCGTGCCGGCGTCCACGACGTCCACGACGTCCGCGACGTCCACGACACGCGCCGAGGATCTCTTCAAGGACTTCCGGAAGCCAGATTTCGAGACGTCCCCGTGGAAGCCGATCATTCCCGGCTATGTGAACCCCGAATTGAAACTGCTACCCGACAGCCTGATCAAGACCAATTACAAGGTGAATTACAGCAACACGAACACCGGGGAAGTCACCCCGGGCGCGGCCATCAAGGTCGAAACCGGGCCACCGGAGTCCTCCTCGATCAGAACGACACCGGAAGCGCTCAACTCTTACATGAACATTCCCGGTCTGAGCGGCTTCGACCCTGGGGACACCGACTTCCCCCGTGACAGGATCGTGCCCCAGGAGATGGTGAATTTTCGCGTCAACGGGAAATTCAAGAACAAGATTCCCGGCTTGATGGAGAACGGGCAGATATTCACCGCGCCGTCGGTGATCGAGCCCGAAGACAAGCCTGAGATCGAGGTGTCGGGACAACTTCCGTCCGAGACGTACAACCTGAAGCTGCGGACATCCCCCCAGGCTGAGAAAATTGAATCCTCGTTCACGAAACCGTATCGATCCACGAACGAGAACGAAACTGGCTGGAGAGTCCCTGGATACACCCCGAGCGAAGCTAGGGTCGAGGATGCGAGCGGTCTGGATGGCGCAGCTGCGAATGCTGGATCGTCGAAGGacaataggaaaaggatagaccAAAACGCGAGCGTGTTGTCGACGTTTGCTACCAGCAGTCCAACGTGGCAACGGCCGCTCCATCCCGTAGAATCGACCACCTCGGAGTCCAGGATAGGGATAGCGGAACCAGTGCCTGACACGGACGTCGAATTAGAGCCGAGGAATAGGTACTCTGACATCCAAGCTGTCGCGCAGCCGAATGACGCGTTGCAGGACAGAAAGGTGGACAAGAACGGCCAGGAACCTGTGTACACCAGCTACAAAACACCGGACCTGAATGGCGCCGGTCTGAGACCCAGTCTGATCGAGAATTCTGGGACCTTGAAGCCCTTCAGGCACACGATACCTGTCGACAAGATCACATCTGTGGTTAGCTTCGGTGGAAACGGTGACGACAAGCAGGAGATAAACGCTGTCACGGATAGTATAGTGAGCGACGAGAATGTCAGGCTGAACGATTCGATGATCGACGCGACTGGGGATGCTGGAACAGCAACGAAGGAGGTCGTTGAAGTCGAAACTTCCGGCCCCATGATCAACGAGCACAAGAAGAACGCGAAGCTTGAGTTGTCCGAAGGTGAGAGTCCGAAAGAGACTCAAGGCGTGATAGACCAGGACAAGTTCCTGAGGCTGGGGACCACCGAGGTCTACTCGGAACTGATCCAGCCAGCGTACAACAAAATAGACAAGCTGATCCTGAAGACCGAAGACGTTAAAACACCACCTGGCAGGCTGACTCCCAGCATATCGAGGAACTCCACGTTCATCGAGATCGACACCCTGAAGCACACTCCTGGCGAAACCGTGGACTCCAGCGCCTCGGAAGACAATCCTTTCCCTGGCACGGATGACGGGTCGCTGTGGCTTTCCAACGGAACGTTCACCAAGTCTTCCAGTTCGATGGACACTCGGAAGAAGGTCTACAATGACACTCTGAAGGCCTACGTGGTCGAAAACTTGGTCACCCTGGCACCAGCCAAGAGCAACACCGGTATCGGTAGACCCGTGAGACCTAGACCGAAGTTGGACAGGGAGAAGACGTCGAACCGGAGTTCCTCGGAGGACGCTATTCTTCTGGAGCAGCTGTTCGGTGTGCAGAGCTACGACAGGAACACGACCAAGCGTCATTCGTCGAGCAACAATGATGATCCGCACGGAGGACGCGCGAGGATCGAGCAAATAGTAGAGGTCGTGACGTCCATCAGCACCAAGGTGTCATCGAACCTGAGTGACGATCCCGTCGTGCTGAAGCTGCTGGTCACGAACTCGACTTCGCTCCCGGTGATAAGGTCCGAGTACCATGAAGAGGAGACTTCGACGCCGCAGTTTTCCATACCCGAGGACTTCGTTGTGGACGGTCAAGAAGAGAATCGATCCTTCAGGGAGGAATCGGAGGCGAGTCAAGAGTCGAGCAAGGTGATGAAGACTCCTTCGACGTCCTCGAATGTCCAAACGTCCGACAGAAAGATCTCGACGATGGAGGAAAGCAGTTATCTCTTAGAGAAGCTCAAGCAGCTCGCCGACATCGGTACCGACGACAAACCGGCCAAGAGCAGCAAGAACAACTCGAGACCCGCCGCCAGCATGGTTCATACTCTGAATACGAAATCGGACTCGAAACCCGACGCGAAACCGTTGGATTTTGACAAGCTGAGGGAAATCGCTGACATCGCCACCGGAAACCAGACCCTGATGAACTCGAGCGCAGGGTTCACGATGACTCGCGACGGCGTCGAGATACTCACGAAGATCCTGAACAAGATGGACGACCGAACGGACAAGATGATCTCCACCACCGAGAAGAGCAAGGAAACTG ATGACTGTTTCGGTTTTCTATGCAGAGACGGAAAATGTCTGCCCTCGAGCGGCAGATGCAACATGTTAGGTGAATGTCCGAATTCAGAAGACGAAGCGAACTGTACGTGCGCCGACTTTTTAAAAGCGCAACTCCTACATCAGAAAATTTGCGACGGGATCGCGGACTGTTGGGATTACTCCGACGAGACCGACTGCG ATTGGTGCGAGGAGGGTCAATTCGTCTGCGGCAACAGCCGAACCTGCGTGGACCAGGACAAGGTCTGCAACGGTTTCACCGATTGTCCCGAAGGGGAGGACGAGAAGAAATGCGCTGCGTTGATAGAAGACGACGCGATACTGAATTACGAAAAAGAAAGCGTGTCCGACAAAAGCGCAAACAATGCGGACACGTCTGTAGGTATAGACGATTAtcctgaaaattttccgaaaaccgAATCCAGTCCCAGCAAGGAGACGATTTTCGATCAGGAAGCTGTCGAATCGTCCATTTCGGAATCGACCACTCTGAGTTTATACAGAGACAACAGCCAAGCTGAGAAGATAAGAAACTCAACGAGCGAGTTAACAAAGCAAGAAGCTCCTTTCGACCATCACAATCATAATGCCACGATTCACGTGTCTGGCAGAGAAATCTCCTCGAACGGGAAGGACATGTTGGCCCACGGAAACTCGATTCACTTGAACACGAAGAAGAACGGATCCGTCGTCAACTTCAAAAAGGAGATCAACAATTATAACGAGAAAGGGTACATAAACATTCGGAAAAATGGCAAGTGGGGGAAGCTATGTCTCAGCGGAATGGACGGTCTCCTGCAAGGAAGACAGGCCAGCTGGAGCATCGAGGACCTCGGCAGAGCGGTCTGCAAGGCGATTACGTATCA GGATTTCGAGACTGTGGAGAAGGTGTTGGACGAAAATCAAGAGTCGAACCGTCCCTATTATACTCTGTCATACAACGAGAAACCCCTGGATAAGACGATCCTGACTTTCAAACCTTCCGAGTGCCCGAGCGGCGAGATTCTCAGGGTCAAGTGCAAGAACCTTGAGTGCGGAATAAGAACGCAGGCTCCATCGCAGGCCAG GATAGTCGGCGGTGGCAGCTCCTCGGCCGGAAGTTGGCCGTGGCAAGTGGCTCTGTACAAAGAGGGGGACTATCAATGCGGAGGTGCGCTTGTCAATGACAGGTGGATCTTGTCCGCTGCACATTGCTTTTACCA TGCACAGGATGAATACTGGGTGGCAAGGATCGGAGCAACTCGCAGAGGAAGCTTCCCGAGCCCGTACGAGCAGGTCCTGCGGCTCGATTACATATCTTTGCATCCTGAGTACATTGATAACGGATTTATAAACGACATAGCAATGCTGAGACTCGAGAAACCGGTCATCTTCAGCGACTATGTTAGACCGATATGTCTTCCTGAGGCAGAACCAAAAAGTGGCACTATGTGCACCGTGACAGGATGGGGCCAACTGTTCGAGATAGGTCGAATATTTC CGGACACTTTGCAAGAAGTCCAGCTTCCGGTGATCTCGACGGAGGAGTGTCGAAGAAAGACGCTGTTCCTTCCTTTGTACAGGATTACGGTCGGCATGCTTTGCGCTGGACTAAAGGATGGTGGAAGGGATGCTTGTTTAGGAGACAGCGGTGGACCATTGGTTTGCTCGGGATCTGACAACAAATACACGCTTCACG GTATCACTTCGAACGGTTATGGTTGTGCAAGGCCAGGAAGGCCGGGAGTCTACACGAAGGTTCATCACTATCTTCCTTGGATCCAGCACACGATATCCAGAGAGGACATCCGATCTATGATGGTATCCTGCAAAGGCCATCGATGCCCTTTGGGCGAATGCCTGCCGAAATCTCGGGTGTGCAATGGCTACTTGGAATGCTCGGATGGCAGCGACGAGCGTAATTGTCCGGTTAATCTTTAA